DNA sequence from the Arthrobacter crystallopoietes genome:
CGGATTCCTGGGAGGGATGCTCTGATGGAACAGTTAGCACTTCTGTCCGAAGGGTTTGCCCAGGCGCTTACCCCAATGAATCTGGTCTGGGTGCTTGTGGGCGCCATCCTTGGCACCGCCGTCGGTGTCCTTCCGGGGCTCGGCTCCGCCATGGCCGTGGCGCTGCTGTTGCCGGTGACGTTCTCGCTGGAACCAACCGCAGCATTCATCATGTTCGCCGGTGTCTACTTCGGCGGCCTCTTCGGCGATTCGACGTCGGGCATCCTATTGAATACGCCCGGAAACTCTTCGGCCATCGCGTCCACGTTCGAGGGGCACCGCATGGCGAAGAACGGCCAAGCGGCAAAGGCGTTGGCCACGGCTGCCATGGGAGCGTTCATCGGCGGCCTGATTGCCACCACCCTGGTGGTGTTTTTCGCCCCGACGCTGGTCAAGCTCGCCACCGTCTTCGGTCCGGCCGAATATTTCGCCCTGGCGGTCTTCGCTTTCCTGGCGATTTCGGCGGTCGTCGCCGAATCAGTGATCAGAGGCATCGCAGCTCTGGGCATTGGCCTGGCGCTCGCGCTCGTTGGAGTTGACGGACCCAGCGGTACGGCCCGCTTCACACTCGGCATGCCGCAGCTGTTCGACGGCATTTCCGTCATCGTCATCACCGTTGGACTGCTGGCATTGGGAGAGGTCTTCCACATTGCTGCACGGATCCACCGTGATCCGGCAGCCACGCAGATCACGGCCAAGGGCAAGGCCCGGCTGGGACTCGCGGACATCAAGAAGGCGCTGCCGGCATGGTTCCGCGGCACGGCCTTCGGCGCACCCTTCGGCCTGATCCCCGCCGGAGGTGCGGAAGTTCCGACCTTCCTGGCCTACGGTACCGAAAAGCACCTCGCCAAGCGGCGGGGCGACAAGGAATTCGGCGCTACCGGATCCATCCGTGGTCTCGCGGCCCCGGAAGCGGCTGCGAACGCCACGGCCGGTACCGCCATGGGTGCGCTCCTGGCGCTGGGCCTGCCAACTTCCGCTACGGCGGCGATCATGCTGGCCGCCTTCCAACAGTACGGAATGCAGCCGGGGCCGCTGCTGTTCGAGCGCAGCGGCGACTTAGTGTGGGCGTTGCTGGCCTCGCTGTTTATCGGCCTGGCCATCCTGGTGATGATCAACATGCCGTTTGCAGCGGTCTGGGCGAAACTGCTGACCATCCCGAAGCACTATCTTTATGCTGGCATCACGGTGTTCTCGATGCTCGGCGTCTACGCCATCAGTTCGTCGTTGATCGACCTGTGGCTGCTCATCGGGATCGGCCTCGTGGGATTCATGATGCGCCGGTACAACATCCCGCTGGCACCGGTGCTGATCGCCGTGATCCTCGGCCCCATGGCGGAAACGGAACTGCGGCGCGCGCTCGCCGTCTCCGAGGGCGACCTCGGGATCCTCATCGGCAGCCCGATCACGGTCACCCTCTACCTGGTCCTGGCAACGGCACTCGCTGTGAGTGGAATCCAGCACCTGCGGCACCGCCGGAATGCCAGCGCTGAGGAGGCCAAAGAAGACGCACTGGTCTGACTCACCCCGCGGGCTGGACGCCGGTGCCCGGGAGCCGGACGGTGAACTCGGTCTTTCCTCCGCTGCTGCTGACGGCGACGCGGCCGCCGTGGGATTTCACGATGGCATCCACGATGGACAGGCCCAGGCCGTGGGTGCCGCTGCGGTCGGAGCGGGCGGTGTCCGCCCGGGTGAAGCGGGAGAAGATCTTGTCGATGAATTCCGCCGGGATGCCGGGCCCGTCGTCGGCCACTGTCAGGACGGCGGCGCCGGGTTCGGCGGCGAGCGAAGTGACCACGGTGGTTCCGGGGCCGGTGTGTTTATGCGCGTTGGTCAGCAGGTTGATGAGGACCTGGCGCAGCTGCCCGGGGTTGGCCCGCACGGTCACGGGATCATCGGGCAACTGCAGGACCCAGCGGTGTTCGGGTGCGGCGGCACGGATGTCGCTGACGGACTCGACCACCAGCTGGGTCAGGTCGACGTCGTGCTGTTCCGCTTGGTGTCCTTCCTCCATCCTCGCCAGCAGCAGCAGGTCCTCCACGAGTGCCGTCATGCGTTTGGACTCGGACTCCACGCGGGAGATGGAGGAGCGGCCTTCCTCGCTGAGGTTCTCGGTCAGCCGGATCATTTCGGAGTAGCCGCGGATGGCGGTCAGGGGAGTGCGCAGCTCGTGGCTGGCGTCGGCGACAAACTGGCGCAGCTTGGTCTCGCTGCGGTGGCGGGCGCTGAACGCACCGGCCACGTTGTCGAGCATCAGGTTGAAGGCATGCCCCAGCCGTCCCACTTCGGTGGCGGGGACCGCAATTCCGGCCGGAACGCGTTCGGCCATGGCGACTTCGCCTTCGCCCAGCGGCAACCGGGAGACGCGGGTGGCCACGCCGGAGAGTTGCTCCAGCGGGCGCAGGGTGCGGCGGATAATCAGCGTGCCCAGCAGCGCCGCCGCGGCCAGGCCGGCCGCGGAAACCACCGTCATGGTCCGGGTCAGGGAGGCGAGGGTTTCCTCCTTGGCTAGCAGCGGCAGGCCGGTAACGATGGTGTACTCGCGTTCCGGGTTGTAGGTCGCCACCAGCCGGTAGTCGCCCACCGAGAGGGTGCGGTCAACCGGCGGAACGTCCAGGGCCAGGTCGTCGAGGATCTGCTCATCCGCCTCGGTCAGCTCCTGCCTGCCGCCGTCGGGGGTAAAGATGCCGGCGCCGCGGACCCCGCGGTCGCCGATGCGGGCGTTCAGCGTTCCCGCCCGGGTGCCTGGTCCGGCCAGCGGATCCGCAGCATTCTCCGCAAGCTGGCCGCCGCCGTCGTTCTCTTCGTCTTCG
Encoded proteins:
- a CDS encoding sensor histidine kinase, with protein sequence MQSDKRPSRPPSAPAPGHRRSGGWAPFRNWQLRTKLVLITLALLAAICLAVGLSAHAAMTSFLTGQLDEQLAQASARANRSQEEFRRDPDDEDHHDEDEENDGGGQLAENAADPLAGPGTRAGTLNARIGDRGVRGAGIFTPDGGRQELTEADEQILDDLALDVPPVDRTLSVGDYRLVATYNPEREYTIVTGLPLLAKEETLASLTRTMTVVSAAGLAAAALLGTLIIRRTLRPLEQLSGVATRVSRLPLGEGEVAMAERVPAGIAVPATEVGRLGHAFNLMLDNVAGAFSARHRSETKLRQFVADASHELRTPLTAIRGYSEMIRLTENLSEEGRSSISRVESESKRMTALVEDLLLLARMEEGHQAEQHDVDLTQLVVESVSDIRAAAPEHRWVLQLPDDPVTVRANPGQLRQVLINLLTNAHKHTGPGTTVVTSLAAEPGAAVLTVADDGPGIPAEFIDKIFSRFTRADTARSDRSGTHGLGLSIVDAIVKSHGGRVAVSSSGGKTEFTVRLPGTGVQPAG
- a CDS encoding tripartite tricarboxylate transporter permease — translated: MEQLALLSEGFAQALTPMNLVWVLVGAILGTAVGVLPGLGSAMAVALLLPVTFSLEPTAAFIMFAGVYFGGLFGDSTSGILLNTPGNSSAIASTFEGHRMAKNGQAAKALATAAMGAFIGGLIATTLVVFFAPTLVKLATVFGPAEYFALAVFAFLAISAVVAESVIRGIAALGIGLALALVGVDGPSGTARFTLGMPQLFDGISVIVITVGLLALGEVFHIAARIHRDPAATQITAKGKARLGLADIKKALPAWFRGTAFGAPFGLIPAGGAEVPTFLAYGTEKHLAKRRGDKEFGATGSIRGLAAPEAAANATAGTAMGALLALGLPTSATAAIMLAAFQQYGMQPGPLLFERSGDLVWALLASLFIGLAILVMINMPFAAVWAKLLTIPKHYLYAGITVFSMLGVYAISSSLIDLWLLIGIGLVGFMMRRYNIPLAPVLIAVILGPMAETELRRALAVSEGDLGILIGSPITVTLYLVLATALAVSGIQHLRHRRNASAEEAKEDALV